Genomic DNA from Equus asinus isolate D_3611 breed Donkey chromosome 10, EquAss-T2T_v2, whole genome shotgun sequence:
TGCCCATaaatatgtgggtttttttctgtaaGCCCAgtttcttttattggagaattgtATTAGAAACTAAAATCTAGGCTCTCGGTTCGCTTGTTGTTACTCAGATGTTACTTTTAGGTCTTCTTAGCTGATGGAACAAGgaagtatatgtgtgtatattaacctgtgtatatatacatatctataaatatttttatatttaatcacctgtgtctatattaagctaaatgtGAATTTATAATATCAACTATAATTGATATAATTGTTCAATATAATTGATATAATTGTTCAATTCCAATATACATGTATAGCAATATCAGAATTGCTAACTCATCTCTCTGTGGGAAATATCTTTATTGACTAGAGTTCAGTGCTTATGtgcagtttcttttgcctttaatCTTACAGACTCTGCTGATTTCCAAAGTGACGTAAGTCAGTACCTTCACATTTCCCCTTCCCTTCTGTgaggttgttttaaatttttataacacAGGTAGACTCTCTTGTCACAGTCTGCATTCCTTCCTGGGGTCCCCTGACCTCCtaactagttttttaaaaaatttatatatgttaAGCTTCACTCTTCGTACTCTAAATTTCCATGGGCTTTAGCAAATGCATAATGTCGTGTAGCCATCATGATAGCATTGCGCAGAACAGTTTCATTGTCCTAAGAATCCCCTGTGCTTCACCtgttctcccttcccttcccctcgtctttttattgtctctatagaGTTGCCTTTTGGGGAATGTTATATACTGAGAATCATACAGTTCAtgtatggtgtttttttttttgaggaagattagccctgaggtagctactgccaattttcctctttttgctgaggaagcctggccctgagctaacatccgtgcccatcttcctctactttatatgtgggacacctgccacagcatggcttgacaagcggtgccatgtccgcacccgggatccgaactggcgaaccccgggccgctgagaagcagaacttgcgcgcttaaccgctgcaccaccgggccaacccctcggttgtttttttttaaaggtttgttttcttttacaagaagCTGGGAAGGGGCCCTCCAATTTTGGAAGGAGAGTACAGGGAAGAATCTAAGACTTCtatattttactttgaaaaactttgagagtggttttcttttttaattctttatgcTAATACCTTgttctttgtgggttttttttttcttttctcgtgtgtgtgtattttcttcagAGTGTTTCGAATTATGGATGACAATAACAACCGAACCCttgattttaaagaatttgtgAAAGGGTTGAACGATTATGCTGTGGTcatggaaaaggaagaagcagaagagCTTTTCCAGAGGTTTGATAAGGATGGAAATGGAACAATAGACTTCAACGAATTTCTTCTCACATTAAGAGTAAGTGGCCCCATGAATCAGTGTATATGCCGTGTTTGGCTTTCACATGGTTTTGGTTGGCTATTTTGAGGTTTCATTTTCAGAAGTTGTTAGTACACTGTGGAGGTGATGGGCAGGAGATTGAGAACAGGTTTAGAGACGTTTTAGAGCAATCATAATTCATATCGTTTAGCAGCACACAAACAATTTCATATCACTGAGAGGAATAAGATATTTCATCACGTATGGTACCAAAAGAGCTCATTTGCTCATGCAcatctgtgtatgtgttttttctatttgtctaGCCTCCAATGTCCAGAGCCAGAAAAGAGGTAATTATGCAAGCTTTTAGGAAGTTAGACAAAACTGGAGATGGCATCATAACAATTGAAGACCTTCGTGAGGTGTACAATGCAAAACACCATCCAAAGTACCAAAATGGAGAATGGACGGAGGAACAAGTATTCAGGAAATTTCTAGATAATTTTGATTCTCCCTATGACAAAGATGGATTGGTAAGTAAAAGAGCTTAATATATGCGACATTTCTTCTATCCaatttgtaattgtaaatgggttCAAGGCCTTAAAAAATACTTCTACCATATTTGTTataaacagagaagagaagagaagagaagtaaAATATTTCCTTAGGGACCATCTGGAAAGTTGAGAACTAATGTAGTAAAAAAGTGTTTGTGTGCCCACATATGTTGGTAGGAGATCCACATCAGGCTCAATACCCATCATTTAGAGGGTGCAGTATTTTGATTAAACATTCCATTTCACAGTTGCCATATTTACCATACATGGCTAGCTACATTCCAGAGAACTAGACTATAGTAAAACACATTTAACTTCAAAATGAGACCAtaattcaattttttggaatgtGGTTCACAAGGCATTTCAGAATATTGCAGTGTCTTTTAGACACATCGTTATACACATCATTTCTCATAACACTTTGCTATGTGGAAATGCCATTTAAGGGAAGCTTTCAGTAAAGGGAATACCAGAGAACAGAATTTACTCTGATTTAATCTTTAGTAGACTTTGAGGTTAACTTGCATTGCTAAACTACAGTgaacttaaaaacaaaagcagccgTTCCATCTCCATTAACTGTCATCTTTAAGTTACAAATGTATAGCTCGGTAGGATAAGGAATTACATCTCCATTACTGTTTCCAGGCTGAGATGAAATTGTCCTCTGTCTTTTACCAAACAGCTGTAAATGGAAGTTTTAACCCAGGATTGGTTCTGATCTCAGATGTCCTGAAGGCTGTGGTGATGGGGAAGGGAATTCTCTCCTTGATTGACAGTCGGCAGCAGCAGACCCTGAGGAAGGTTGTCCTAACCCCTTTGTCACACAGGAAGGATTAGTGGGACAGTGGGTGGGAAGAAGAGATGGTGGtgacaggaaaagaaataagccTTCTCTTTCCAAAGGGAATTCCCGCCAGCCTTTTCCATGAGACTTCAAGGTGAGTCCTGTTAGCAATGGTGAAGAGGATAGAAAGGggacctttctttcctttttgctgaCATCTTCCTGCCAGGGACAGAGATATACCCTCCATTTTAGACTGAAGGGATTGCAGAGGTGGATAAAAAAAGGTCTAGATTCTGTAGGGCAGCCAAATGCTTAGGGACAGAAATAACGAAACCGtatgttttcttccaatattGCTGGCCTTTGATCTCTGAGATGGCAGTGGAAAAATAGTCAACTGCCGTTTCCCCAAATTAGCCCAACTCTTCATGGGATCCCAGGGTGTGTTTGCCTCCTTTCTGCAGGTGGTTCCTCCTCGTCACCAGGGGAAACCTCAGCTGTCCTTTTCTCTAACCCGAGTCAAGGGAGCCAGTAGCTGTGATTCAGCTGGTTTAAAGTTCCCACCCCGTCCTCTTTCGCATTCATCTTCACAAGCCACATTAACTTCTCAAATACTCATAAATGTTAGGGTTTTTAGCAGTTACAACATCTGATGTCACCTTAATACCATGGACCATGTATTAATACCCAACTCTGACTGTGCATGAGCACCATCTAAAGTATAGGCTAATAATGCAGACGGCTGGCTGCACCACAGAACTAcagaatccattttttttttttggtggaactCAAGGATTTACAGTTTTAATAAGTGCCCCAGATGACTCTAAATCACATTCATATTTGAGATTCTTGACTCTGATCGATTAAGAAGTGCCCATTTTTGATTACTAAACATAATATGTACATGAACTTCCGTTAGCTTCATTATGGATCTGGGCAACATTagttgagcacttactgtgtactcGGCATTGTGCTAAGACCTTCACAAGGATAACTCATTTAATAGACACAATGAAAATGTCTCCAAAAAGTGATATGTGATTCAAACTTTTGTATgctaaatcatattttaaatgcacAAGAAACGGTTGATGTAAGGAAACTCCATGGTAAATTCAATTATAAAGAGAATCTTAACCCCTAACTTATCTTATCCAAATTGAGCCGTTTTGCACAATTAGATTTCTTATGGTGAAGCATAGCTACACTTGAAGCCAATGTGCTCATTTATGGCTAAAAAATATAGTTGATATCCACGTAAGAAGAATTTAGAATGCTGTCAGAAAGTTAGAATGCTCCCTAG
This window encodes:
- the CAPSL gene encoding calcyphosin-like protein isoform X3; protein product: MCLLPCTCFLHEMAGTARHDREMAIQAKKKLTTATDPIERLRLQCLARGSAGIKGLGRVFRIMDDNNNRTLDFKEFVKGLNDYAVVMEKEEAEELFQRFDKDGNGTIDFNEFLLTLRPPMSRARKEVIMQAFRKLDKTGDGIITIEDLREVYNAKHHPKYQNGEWTEEQVFRKFLDNFDSPYDKDGLVREMGLH
- the CAPSL gene encoding calcyphosin-like protein isoform X1 — its product is MCLLPCTCFLHEMAGTARHDREMAIQAKKKLTTATDPIERLRLQCLARGSAGIKGLGRVFRIMDDNNNRTLDFKEFVKGLNDYAVVMEKEEAEELFQRFDKDGNGTIDFNEFLLTLRPPMSRARKEVIMQAFRKLDKTGDGIITIEDLREVYNAKHHPKYQNGEWTEEQVFRKFLDNFDSPYDKDGLVTPEEFMNYYAGVSASIDTDVYFIVMMRTAWKL
- the CAPSL gene encoding calcyphosin-like protein isoform X2 yields the protein MAGTARHDREMAIQAKKKLTTATDPIERLRLQCLARGSAGIKGLGRVFRIMDDNNNRTLDFKEFVKGLNDYAVVMEKEEAEELFQRFDKDGNGTIDFNEFLLTLRPPMSRARKEVIMQAFRKLDKTGDGIITIEDLREVYNAKHHPKYQNGEWTEEQVFRKFLDNFDSPYDKDGLVTPEEFMNYYAGVSASIDTDVYFIVMMRTAWKL